The following proteins are co-located in the Vidua macroura isolate BioBank_ID:100142 chromosome 1, ASM2450914v1, whole genome shotgun sequence genome:
- the TRAM1 gene encoding translocating chain-associated membrane protein 1 isoform X2 gives MLVAIIIHAIIQEYVLDKINRKMHFSKTKHSKFNESGQLSAFYLFSCVWGTSILVSENYISDPTSLWRDYPHTLIPFQMKFFYILQLAYWFHAFPELYFQKTKKEDIFRQIVYIGLYLFHIAGAYLLNLTHLGLVLLVLHYFVEFLFHISRLFYFSDEKYQKGFSLWAVLFVLGRLLTLILSVLTFGFGLARAEDQQLNFSTGNFNILAVRISVLASICMTQAFMMWKFINFQLRRWREHSSSQPQSVKKKFVSAKGKTSRKERENGINGTVTSNGADSPRSRKDKSS, from the exons atgCTTGTAGCAATAATCATACATGCTATAATTCAGGAGTATGTACTGGAT aaaattaacAGGAAAATGCACTTTTCAAAAACAAAGCATAGCAAGTTCAATGAGTCTGGGCAACTTAGTGCATTCTACCTTTTCTCCTGTGTTTGGGGAACGAGTATTCTTGTCTCT gagAACTATATATCAGATCCCACCTCTCTGTGGAGGGACTATCCGCACACTCTGATTCC GTTTCAAATGAAGTTTTTCTACATCTTACAGTTAGCATACTGGTTTCATGCTTTTCCTGAACTGtactttcagaaaacaaaaaaa GAAGATATCTTTCGCCAGATTGTCTACATTGGACTTTACCTCTTTCATATTGCTGGAGCCTATCTCCTGAA TCTGACCCACCTTGGACTTGTTCTTCTGGTATTGCATTACTTCGTTGAATTTCTTTTCCACATATCCCGTCTTTTCTACTTCAGTGATGAAAAATACCAGAAAGG ATTTTCACTGTGGGcagttctttttgttttgggaaGGCTTCTCACCTTGATTCTCTCAGTCCTCACATTTGGCTTTGGACTGGCAAGAGCAGAAGATCAGCAGCTGAATTTCAGTACTGGGAACTTTAATATCCTGGCTGTTAG AATCAGTGTGCTGGCCTCCATCTGCATGACCCAAGCATTTATGATGTGGAAGTTCATTAATTTCCAGCTTCGGAGGTGGAGAGAGCATTCTTCTTCTCAGCCTCAGTCAGTGAAAAAGAAGTTTGTATCAGCTAAAGGAAAGACctccagaaaagaaagag aaaatggaataaatggAACAGTGACCTCAAATGGAGCAGACTCGCCTCGCAGCAGGAAGGATAAATCCTCGTAA